One Jannaschia sp. GRR-S6-38 genomic window carries:
- a CDS encoding PaaI family thioesterase has translation MADGIIEGETGTQRLLGYVLDVGRGDGRARCRLTLTEDHLNRHRALHGGIAAACLDNALGATASLTVDDSGTAPFLTVSMTLNFHAPAHAGDALEATGRVTGGGRSLVFVEGELRAGPRLIATATGVFKRVPPERLA, from the coding sequence ACCCAGCGCCTGCTGGGCTACGTGCTGGACGTCGGGCGCGGCGACGGGCGGGCGCGCTGCCGCCTGACGCTGACGGAAGATCACCTGAACCGCCACCGCGCGCTGCATGGCGGGATCGCCGCGGCCTGTCTCGACAATGCGCTGGGCGCGACCGCCAGCCTGACCGTGGACGACAGCGGCACCGCGCCCTTCCTCACCGTTTCGATGACGCTCAACTTCCACGCCCCCGCCCATGCGGGCGACGCGCTGGAGGCCACGGGCCGGGTGACCGGCGGCGGGCGCAGCCTCGTCTTCGTCGAGGGTGAGCTGCGCGCCGGCCCCCGGCTGATCGCCACCGCCACCGGCGTCTTCAAGCGCGTCCCGCCGGAGCGGCTGGCATGA